One genomic segment of Bradyrhizobium diazoefficiens includes these proteins:
- a CDS encoding ABC transporter substrate-binding protein has product MTMLKRNIGKLGKIGKIVLGFATVLGASAALATVAQARDLTVVSWGGAYQDAQKKVYFEPFKKAAGIAMNDESWDGGVGVLRAKVQGGAATWDVVQVESDELAVGCEEGLFEKLDYSKIGGEAAYIPPSVNQCGVGAILYDFVLGYDKDKLKDAPNGWADFFDTRKIPGKRALRQGPKTTLEIALMADGVAPKDVYKVLATDEGVERAFKKLDTIKADIVWWKAGAQPPQLLASGEVAMTSVYNGRIDTANKNEKKNFGIVWDGALFTLDSWVILKGSPNKEAAYKFLDFVGKAENQSKLSENIAYGTSNKDAAGRLQPAVLKDLPTAPDNIKNAVEINVAFWLENIDRLTERFNKWAAK; this is encoded by the coding sequence ATGACCATGCTGAAGCGCAACATCGGCAAGCTTGGCAAGATTGGCAAGATTGTCCTGGGTTTCGCCACGGTGTTGGGCGCCAGCGCCGCGCTGGCAACAGTCGCGCAGGCGCGCGACCTCACCGTCGTGTCATGGGGCGGCGCGTATCAGGATGCCCAGAAGAAGGTCTATTTCGAGCCGTTCAAGAAGGCAGCCGGCATTGCGATGAACGACGAATCCTGGGACGGCGGCGTCGGCGTGCTGCGCGCCAAGGTGCAGGGCGGAGCCGCCACCTGGGACGTCGTCCAGGTCGAGAGCGACGAACTGGCAGTCGGCTGCGAGGAAGGCCTGTTCGAGAAGCTGGATTATTCCAAGATCGGCGGTGAGGCCGCCTATATCCCGCCGTCGGTCAATCAATGCGGCGTCGGCGCCATCCTTTATGATTTCGTTCTCGGCTACGACAAGGACAAGCTGAAGGACGCGCCAAACGGCTGGGCCGACTTCTTCGACACCAGGAAGATTCCGGGCAAGCGGGCCTTGCGTCAGGGCCCGAAGACTACGCTGGAGATTGCGCTGATGGCCGACGGCGTCGCACCGAAGGATGTCTACAAGGTGCTGGCGACCGACGAAGGCGTCGAGCGCGCGTTCAAGAAGCTGGATACCATCAAGGCCGACATCGTCTGGTGGAAGGCCGGCGCCCAGCCGCCGCAATTGCTCGCCTCGGGCGAGGTGGCGATGACCTCGGTCTACAATGGTCGCATCGACACCGCGAACAAGAACGAGAAGAAGAATTTCGGCATCGTGTGGGATGGAGCGCTCTTCACCCTCGACAGTTGGGTCATCCTGAAGGGCAGCCCGAACAAGGAGGCGGCCTACAAGTTCCTGGACTTCGTCGGCAAGGCGGAGAACCAGTCCAAGCTGTCGGAGAACATTGCCTATGGCACCTCGAACAAGGACGCAGCCGGCCGGTTGCAGCCTGCCGTTCTGAAGGATCTGCCGACGGCGCCCGACAACATCAAGAACGCGGTCGAGATTAACGTTGCCTTCTGGCTCGAGAACATCGACCGCCTGACCGAGCGCTTCAACAAATGGGCCGCGAAGTAA
- a CDS encoding ABC transporter ATP-binding protein, with protein sequence MEAGMVTPAPALVRFSGIQKTYDGEQLVVKNLDLEIRKGEFITLLGPSGSGKTTTLMMLAGFEVPTHGEIYLADHPIKNVPPHKRDIGMVFQNYALFPHLTIAENIAFPLSVRNTNKAEAQERVKAALRMIKMETLAHRRPGQLSGGQQQRVALARALVFNPQLVLMDEPLGALDKRLREQMQLEIKQLHETMGITIVYVTHDQSEALTMSDRIAVFNDGIVQQIDRPDALYEHPVNSFVAHFIGENNVLAGTVETVDKDYCRVALAGGGAVTARAVNVSGAGAPTSLSVRPERIAIVLDGTSSEGPNRLPARVQNTIYLGDHALAVLDVAGNAEFMVKLPPRAHDDLRPGENIFITFRPEDCLALDPA encoded by the coding sequence ATGGAAGCCGGCATGGTCACGCCTGCGCCGGCACTGGTGCGCTTTTCCGGCATTCAGAAGACCTACGATGGCGAGCAACTCGTGGTGAAGAACCTCGATCTCGAAATCAGGAAGGGCGAGTTCATCACGCTGCTCGGCCCGTCGGGCTCGGGCAAGACGACCACGCTGATGATGCTGGCTGGCTTCGAGGTTCCAACCCATGGCGAGATCTATCTCGCCGACCACCCGATCAAGAACGTGCCGCCCCATAAGCGCGACATCGGCATGGTGTTCCAGAACTATGCCTTGTTTCCGCACCTGACGATCGCGGAGAATATCGCCTTCCCACTATCCGTTCGAAACACGAACAAGGCGGAAGCGCAGGAGCGCGTCAAGGCGGCGCTGCGCATGATCAAGATGGAAACCCTGGCGCACCGGCGGCCCGGGCAGCTGTCCGGCGGCCAGCAGCAGCGCGTGGCGTTGGCCCGCGCGCTGGTTTTCAATCCGCAACTCGTGCTGATGGACGAGCCCCTGGGCGCTTTGGACAAGCGCCTGCGGGAGCAGATGCAACTGGAGATCAAGCAACTGCACGAGACGATGGGCATCACAATCGTCTACGTCACCCACGATCAGAGCGAAGCGCTCACCATGTCGGACCGCATCGCCGTGTTCAACGACGGCATCGTTCAGCAGATCGATAGGCCCGACGCGCTGTATGAGCATCCGGTAAACAGCTTCGTCGCCCACTTCATCGGCGAAAACAACGTACTGGCCGGTACCGTCGAGACGGTCGACAAGGACTATTGCCGCGTCGCGCTGGCTGGTGGCGGCGCCGTGACCGCACGGGCCGTCAATGTATCAGGCGCGGGCGCGCCGACCTCGCTGTCGGTGCGGCCGGAGCGGATCGCCATTGTCCTGGATGGCACCTCCAGCGAGGGACCAAACCGGCTGCCGGCCAGGGTGCAGAACACCATCTATCTCGGCGACCACGCGCTGGCCGTACTCGACGTCGCCGGCAACGCCGAGTTCATGGTCAAGCTTCCGCCGCGGGCGCATGACGACCTTCGACCTGGCGAAAACATCTTCATCACCTTCCGCCCCGAGGACTGCCTGGCCCTCGATCCCGCCTGA
- a CDS encoding DUF4403 family protein, protein MRLTLNLKTILIAVAVLAASFFISLKAMDWLSPRATNSAPPVAQLPPLPPVAKSSIVVAPVAIALSAIRDQAERAAPRNFAGKADNPISQILENADIGWTAVRGPMATAGDKDVLTISTPLTGKLNVTGSLSSKATGALGEALGSVLGGDAAKRIGAVNIKNLNASAEIKGNVVVTSRPKLAAAWHLEPNLGAQVNLGDTNVNVAGAKLNVPAQVKPLIDKNVGEQINAVSERIRNDPSLRENAKMQWAKACRSIPLQGAGTSAALPPLWLEMKPIRAIAAQPRVDAQAVTLLMGLEAETRVTSTQTKPDCPFPEKISIVPPTGTGVNIAVPIDVPFTEINKLIAAQMVGHTYPEDGSGPVDVTVKSVNVVPSGERLLISLLVRAKEKKSWFGLDAEATVHIWGRPMLDQAQQTLRLADIQLAVESEAAFGLLGAAARAVVPQMQQALVQKATLDLKPIAANAREKIGAVIADYQKSEDGLKVDAKIDSLTLTDIAFDSRTLRVVAEAGGSVNVSVTKLSGM, encoded by the coding sequence ATGCGTCTGACGTTGAACCTGAAGACTATTCTGATCGCTGTCGCGGTGCTCGCGGCGTCATTCTTTATCAGCCTGAAGGCGATGGACTGGTTGTCGCCGCGCGCGACGAATTCGGCGCCACCGGTCGCGCAGCTGCCGCCGCTGCCTCCGGTCGCGAAGAGCTCGATCGTGGTCGCGCCGGTCGCGATCGCGCTCTCGGCGATCCGCGACCAGGCTGAGCGAGCCGCCCCGCGCAATTTCGCCGGCAAGGCCGACAACCCGATCTCGCAGATCCTGGAGAACGCCGACATCGGCTGGACTGCGGTGCGCGGGCCAATGGCAACTGCCGGCGACAAGGACGTGCTGACGATCTCGACGCCGCTCACCGGCAAGCTGAACGTGACGGGCTCGCTGTCCTCGAAGGCGACCGGCGCGCTCGGCGAAGCGCTCGGCAGCGTGCTCGGCGGCGACGCGGCGAAACGGATCGGCGCGGTCAACATCAAGAACTTGAATGCCAGCGCCGAGATCAAGGGCAATGTGGTCGTCACCTCGCGCCCGAAGCTTGCCGCCGCCTGGCATCTCGAGCCCAATCTCGGCGCGCAGGTCAATCTCGGCGACACCAACGTCAACGTCGCCGGCGCCAAGCTCAACGTACCGGCGCAGGTCAAGCCGCTGATCGACAAGAATGTCGGCGAGCAGATCAACGCCGTCTCCGAGCGCATCCGCAACGATCCTTCGCTGCGGGAGAACGCGAAAATGCAATGGGCCAAGGCCTGCCGTTCGATTCCGCTGCAAGGCGCGGGCACCTCCGCCGCGCTGCCGCCGCTCTGGCTCGAGATGAAGCCGATCCGCGCCATCGCGGCGCAGCCGCGCGTCGACGCGCAAGCCGTCACCCTGCTGATGGGCCTGGAAGCGGAGACGCGCGTGACCTCGACCCAGACCAAGCCGGACTGTCCGTTCCCCGAAAAGATCTCGATCGTGCCGCCGACCGGCACCGGCGTGAATATCGCCGTGCCGATCGACGTGCCCTTCACCGAGATCAACAAGCTGATCGCAGCCCAGATGGTCGGCCACACCTATCCCGAGGACGGCTCCGGTCCGGTCGACGTCACCGTGAAGAGCGTCAACGTGGTCCCGTCCGGCGAGCGGCTGCTGATCTCGCTCTTGGTCCGCGCCAAGGAAAAGAAGAGCTGGTTCGGTCTCGACGCCGAGGCCACCGTGCACATCTGGGGCCGGCCGATGCTCGACCAGGCGCAACAGACGCTGCGGCTCGCCGACATCCAGCTTGCGGTGGAATCCGAAGCGGCCTTCGGCCTGCTCGGCGCGGCAGCCCGCGCGGTCGTGCCGCAGATGCAGCAGGCGCTGGTGCAGAAGGCGACGCTCGACCTGAAGCCGATCGCCGCCAACGCCCGCGAGAAGATCGGAGCGGTGATCGCCGACTACCAGAAGAGCGAGGACGGCCTCAAGGTCGACGCGAAAATCGACAGCCTGACGCTCACCGACATCGCTTTCGATTCAAGGACACTGCGCGTCGTCGCCGAAGCTGGCGGCTCGGTGAATGTGTCCGTGACGAAACTGTCCGGGATGTAG
- a CDS encoding Vgb family protein, which yields MKRSAAEIVREYGPYPGVDAVHGVTYDGTHVWFASGDRLSAVDPASGKVARSIDVAAHAGTAFDGRHLFQIAEDRIQKIDAATGKVLGTIPAPGGGGDSGLAWAEGSLWVGQYRERKIHQVDPATGKVLRSIECKRFVTGVTWVDGELWHGTWEGEESDIRRIDPDNGKVLEQIDLPAGTMVTGLESDGADRFFCGGGERGNMRAVRRPRRA from the coding sequence ATGAAACGTTCAGCCGCCGAGATCGTCAGGGAATACGGGCCTTATCCAGGCGTCGACGCCGTGCATGGCGTCACCTACGACGGCACCCATGTCTGGTTCGCATCCGGCGACAGATTGAGTGCAGTCGATCCCGCCAGCGGCAAGGTCGCGCGCTCGATCGACGTTGCCGCACATGCGGGAACGGCATTCGACGGCCGTCACCTGTTCCAGATCGCCGAGGACCGCATCCAGAAGATCGACGCCGCCACCGGCAAGGTGCTCGGCACGATCCCGGCGCCGGGCGGCGGTGGCGATTCCGGCCTCGCCTGGGCCGAGGGCTCGCTCTGGGTCGGCCAATATCGCGAGCGCAAGATCCATCAGGTCGATCCCGCGACCGGAAAGGTTCTCCGCAGCATCGAATGCAAGCGCTTCGTCACCGGCGTGACCTGGGTCGATGGCGAGCTCTGGCACGGCACCTGGGAAGGCGAGGAAAGCGACATCAGGCGGATCGACCCTGATAACGGAAAGGTGCTCGAGCAGATCGACCTGCCGGCGGGGACGATGGTCACGGGACTGGAGTCCGACGGCGCAGATCGCTTCTTCTGCGGCGGTGGTGAACGCGGCAATATGCGAGCGGTTCGCCGTCCCAGGCGCGCCTGA
- a CDS encoding helix-turn-helix domain-containing protein, which translates to MESLITAAARALEAGDPLGALNRVALRNDAPSLALRGIAMAQLGDFAKAKRLLRSAARAFGPREAVARARCVVAEAEIALVLRDLKWPVKTLAAARATLQQHGDLANAAHAGHIEARRLLLVGRPDEAERTLAELDASPLPPASQAVRGLVVAGIAIRRLKAGDARAALDLATRAARQAQIPALVAEVDSAKLILDTPAARLIARGSEHPLLLGEIERLAISAALVVDTFHHVVRRQGVVASFGTRPVLFALARLLAEAWPAEVSREALISGAFRAKQADESHRARLRVEIGRLRTKLKPLADVSATKQGFVLAPRKTRDVLVLARPVEEKHATVLALLADGEPWSSSALAVALGTSARTVQRALDELARSNKVQSFGNGRARRWMIPPVPGFPTGLLLHGPLLKT; encoded by the coding sequence ATGGAGTCGCTGATCACGGCGGCGGCGCGCGCGTTGGAAGCCGGTGATCCGCTCGGCGCGCTGAACCGTGTTGCTCTGCGCAACGATGCACCATCGCTGGCGCTGCGCGGCATCGCGATGGCGCAGCTCGGCGATTTCGCGAAGGCGAAGAGGTTGCTGCGCAGCGCCGCACGCGCCTTCGGTCCGCGCGAAGCGGTGGCGCGCGCGAGATGCGTGGTGGCCGAAGCCGAGATCGCGCTGGTCTTGCGCGACCTGAAATGGCCGGTGAAAACGCTCGCGGCGGCGCGTGCGACGCTCCAGCAGCACGGCGATCTCGCCAATGCGGCGCATGCGGGCCATATTGAGGCGCGCCGTCTGCTCCTCGTCGGACGCCCCGACGAGGCCGAGCGCACGCTGGCCGAGCTTGACGCCTCGCCGCTTCCACCGGCATCGCAAGCCGTCCGCGGGCTCGTGGTCGCCGGCATCGCCATCAGGCGGCTGAAGGCAGGAGATGCGCGCGCGGCACTCGACCTCGCGACAAGAGCCGCGCGGCAGGCACAAATCCCGGCACTCGTGGCCGAGGTCGACAGCGCGAAGCTCATCCTCGACACGCCGGCAGCGCGCCTGATCGCGCGCGGCAGCGAACACCCGCTGTTGCTCGGCGAAATCGAAAGACTCGCGATCTCGGCGGCGCTGGTCGTGGATACCTTTCATCATGTCGTGCGCAGGCAGGGTGTTGTCGCATCGTTCGGAACGCGGCCCGTGCTGTTCGCGCTCGCCCGTCTGCTGGCGGAGGCATGGCCCGCGGAGGTCTCGCGGGAGGCGTTGATATCGGGCGCGTTCCGCGCGAAGCAAGCCGATGAATCGCACCGTGCGCGATTGCGCGTCGAGATCGGGCGGCTCCGCACCAAGCTGAAGCCGCTGGCTGACGTCAGCGCGACGAAGCAGGGTTTTGTACTGGCGCCGCGGAAAACGCGCGACGTCCTTGTGCTGGCGCGGCCCGTCGAAGAGAAGCACGCCACCGTCCTTGCCTTGCTCGCCGATGGCGAGCCGTGGTCGAGCTCGGCGCTCGCGGTCGCGCTTGGAACCAGCGCGCGCACCGTGCAGCGCGCGCTCGACGAGCTGGCGCGGTCGAACAAGGTGCAGTCGTTCGGGAACGGGCGGGCGCGGCGCTGGATGATCCCGCCTGTCCCGGGTTTCCCGACAGGCTTGTTACTCCACGGCCCGCTCCTGAAGACGTAG
- a CDS encoding DUF899 domain-containing protein, whose amino-acid sequence MMTSVENAATNGQAMQTPPVVSPQDWEAARQQLLVKEKAHTRARDALAAERRRMPWMEVTKTYAFEGPGGKLSLADLFQGRRQLIVYRAFFERGVFGWPDHACRGCSMVADQVAHVAHLNARDTTLVFASRAPQADIARLKQRMGWTMPWVTITDSFDADFGVGEWHGTNVFYRDGNRIFRTYFVKSRGDEQMGGTWNYLDITPLGRQEVWEDSPKGYPQTPTYKWWNWHDSYAEGAAPDKKWVEISDAGEKAFREEAAKGRD is encoded by the coding sequence ATGATGACATCAGTTGAAAACGCAGCGACGAACGGACAGGCCATGCAAACACCACCGGTGGTATCGCCGCAGGACTGGGAGGCAGCCCGCCAGCAACTGCTCGTGAAAGAGAAGGCGCACACCCGTGCTCGCGACGCGCTGGCCGCCGAGCGCCGGCGCATGCCGTGGATGGAAGTGACCAAAACGTATGCGTTCGAGGGGCCTGGCGGCAAGCTCAGTCTGGCCGATCTGTTCCAGGGCCGGCGGCAGCTGATCGTCTACCGCGCTTTCTTCGAGCGCGGCGTGTTCGGCTGGCCCGATCATGCCTGCCGCGGCTGCTCGATGGTCGCCGACCAGGTCGCTCATGTCGCGCATCTCAATGCCCGCGATACCACGCTGGTGTTCGCCTCGCGCGCGCCGCAGGCCGACATCGCCAGGCTGAAGCAGCGGATGGGCTGGACCATGCCCTGGGTCACCATCACCGACAGTTTCGATGCCGATTTCGGCGTCGGCGAATGGCACGGCACCAACGTGTTCTATCGCGACGGCAATCGCATCTTCCGCACCTACTTCGTCAAGAGCCGCGGCGACGAGCAGATGGGCGGCACCTGGAATTATCTCGACATCACGCCGCTCGGCCGCCAGGAGGTCTGGGAGGATTCGCCGAAGGGCTACCCGCAGACACCGACCTACAAATGGTGGAACTGGCACGACAGCTACGCCGAAGGTGCCGCGCCCGACAAGAAATGGGTGGAGATCTCGGACGCCGGCGAGAAGGCGTTTCGCGAGGAGGCCGCGAAAGGCCGTGACTAG
- a CDS encoding L,D-transpeptidase produces the protein MFKLDKFRTYSRAVAFGAIAISAIAFAGPAKAAPVQLFPFFQPLPPMAQPLQPYQATPYQAAPSEDQDRVEMPARFRRQIVSYATREAPGTIIIDTPNTYLYYVLGGGHALRYGIGVGRDGFTWSGIQSVTKKAEWPDWTPPPEMIARQPYLPRHMAGGPGNPLGARAMYLGGTIYRIHGTNAPETIGKHVSSGCIRLTNEDVTDLYSRVNVGTKVIVLPMTERRADLGAAR, from the coding sequence ATGTTCAAGCTGGACAAGTTCAGGACGTATTCGCGCGCCGTTGCTTTCGGCGCAATCGCGATCTCGGCCATCGCATTCGCTGGCCCGGCCAAGGCTGCGCCCGTGCAGCTCTTCCCGTTCTTCCAACCGCTGCCGCCGATGGCGCAGCCGCTCCAGCCCTACCAGGCAACGCCTTACCAGGCCGCGCCGTCTGAGGATCAGGACCGGGTCGAGATGCCGGCGCGCTTCCGCCGCCAGATCGTGTCCTACGCCACGCGCGAAGCGCCGGGCACCATCATCATCGATACGCCGAACACCTATCTTTACTACGTGCTCGGAGGCGGCCACGCGCTGCGCTACGGCATCGGCGTCGGCCGCGACGGCTTCACCTGGTCCGGCATCCAGTCGGTGACCAAGAAGGCCGAGTGGCCGGATTGGACCCCGCCGCCGGAGATGATCGCCCGCCAGCCCTACCTGCCGCGCCACATGGCCGGCGGCCCCGGCAACCCGCTCGGCGCCCGCGCCATGTATCTCGGCGGCACCATCTACCGCATCCACGGCACCAACGCGCCCGAGACCATCGGCAAGCACGTCTCCTCCGGCTGCATCCGCCTGACCAACGAGGACGTCACCGACCTCTATTCCCGCGTCAACGTCGGCACCAAGGTGATCGTGCTGCCGATGACCGAGCGGCGAGCGGATCTCGGCGCGGCGCGGTAA
- a CDS encoding glycosyltransferase family 4 protein produces the protein MRVLIATDAWHPQVNGVVRTLTSLANAARALDVEIDFLTPEGFRSWPLPTYPGLRFALPGGKEIARRIEKAAPDALHIATEGPIGWAARAYCRRNGLAFTTSYTTRFPEYVSVRTGIPDAVGYAVLRHFHDAAAMTMVATPSLRQELSARGFKRLGFWGRGVNTELFHPDAPAELDLPRPIFMTMGRVAVEKNLEAFLSLDLPGTKVVVGDGPQKAALEKKYRDAVFLGEKKGADLTAHLAAADVFVFPSLTDTFGVVQLEALACGTPVAAFPVTGPKDVIADHPIGAIDHDLRTACLRALTMSRETCRNFALERSWENSARQFVGNLTSLQPSRVLRASPRMARRPVRG, from the coding sequence ATGCGGGTATTAATCGCGACTGACGCCTGGCACCCGCAGGTCAACGGTGTGGTCCGCACCCTGACCTCGCTGGCGAACGCGGCCAGGGCGCTCGATGTCGAGATCGACTTCCTGACGCCGGAAGGCTTCCGCTCCTGGCCGCTGCCGACCTATCCGGGGCTGCGCTTCGCGCTGCCGGGCGGAAAGGAGATCGCGCGGCGGATCGAGAAGGCGGCGCCCGACGCGCTGCACATCGCGACCGAAGGCCCGATCGGCTGGGCCGCGCGGGCCTATTGCCGCCGCAACGGCCTTGCGTTCACCACCTCTTATACGACGCGTTTTCCCGAATATGTCTCGGTGCGGACCGGCATCCCCGATGCCGTCGGCTACGCCGTGCTGCGCCACTTCCACGACGCCGCGGCCATGACCATGGTGGCGACGCCCTCGCTGCGGCAGGAGCTCTCCGCGCGCGGCTTCAAGCGGCTCGGCTTCTGGGGGCGCGGCGTCAACACCGAGCTGTTCCATCCCGATGCTCCGGCAGAGCTCGATCTGCCCCGGCCGATCTTCATGACCATGGGCCGCGTCGCGGTGGAGAAGAATCTCGAAGCGTTCCTCTCGCTCGATCTGCCCGGCACCAAGGTCGTCGTCGGCGACGGCCCGCAGAAGGCGGCGCTGGAAAAGAAGTATCGCGATGCCGTCTTCCTCGGCGAGAAGAAGGGCGCGGATCTCACCGCGCATCTCGCCGCCGCCGACGTCTTCGTCTTCCCGAGCCTGACCGACACTTTTGGCGTGGTGCAGCTCGAGGCGCTCGCCTGCGGCACGCCGGTGGCGGCGTTTCCGGTGACGGGTCCGAAGGACGTCATCGCCGATCATCCGATCGGTGCGATCGACCATGATCTGCGTACCGCGTGCCTGCGCGCGCTCACCATGTCGCGCGAGACTTGCCGCAATTTCGCGCTGGAGCGCTCCTGGGAGAACAGCGCGCGCCAGTTCGTCGGAAACCTGACGTCACTTCAGCCCAGCCGCGTCCTGCGCGCCTCGCCTCGGATGGCGCGGCGACCAGTGCGCGGTTGA
- a CDS encoding class I SAM-dependent methyltransferase gives MAKIMNLDGTQQLDLTRGTVEQAYDRWAPVYDLVFGGVFAKGRQAAIAATNKIGGRVLEVGVGTGISLPLYAPHLRIFGTDISEAMLDKARRRVSEGKLKNVEGLAVMDAEKLEFPDNSFDVVMAQYVVTAVPNPEKALDEFARVLRPGGELIILTRVSADTGMRRFIEQKLQPVVRPLGFRTAEFAWSRYVKWLAGANGIELAERRLIPPLGHFSLVRFRKVDVAKAA, from the coding sequence ATGGCTAAGATCATGAACCTTGACGGCACCCAGCAGCTCGACCTTACCCGCGGTACCGTCGAGCAGGCCTATGATCGCTGGGCGCCCGTCTACGATCTCGTGTTCGGAGGCGTGTTCGCCAAGGGCCGCCAGGCCGCGATCGCGGCCACCAACAAGATCGGCGGCCGCGTGCTCGAGGTCGGCGTCGGCACCGGCATCTCCCTGCCGCTCTATGCGCCGCATCTGCGCATCTTCGGCACCGACATTTCGGAGGCCATGCTCGATAAGGCGCGCCGCCGCGTCAGCGAGGGCAAGCTGAAGAACGTCGAGGGCCTCGCGGTGATGGACGCCGAGAAGCTCGAATTCCCGGACAATTCCTTCGACGTCGTGATGGCGCAGTACGTCGTCACCGCCGTGCCGAATCCGGAGAAGGCGCTCGACGAATTCGCCCGCGTGCTGCGTCCGGGCGGCGAGCTGATCATCCTGACCCGCGTCAGCGCCGACACCGGCATGCGCCGCTTCATCGAGCAGAAGCTCCAGCCGGTGGTGCGTCCGCTTGGCTTCCGTACCGCCGAATTCGCCTGGTCGCGTTACGTCAAGTGGCTGGCCGGTGCCAACGGCATCGAGCTCGCCGAGCGCCGTCTGATTCCGCCGCTCGGTCATTTCTCGCTGGTGCGCTTCCGCAAGGTCGACGTCGCCAAGGCAGCCTGA
- a CDS encoding aminotransferase class III-fold pyridoxal phosphate-dependent enzyme → METTLPILSLSVAAAASAAAAFPKLKARIELSRAKHRSLAGHSKMSRRVAKLLPFYEFEGDKYFGCDGAPANVVMQRRDAFFRLARIYADRYPKGRAMTREAAETISDLNFTESYRVPFQFSRLVREHLGTSTFMESSNGVTVTDVDGNTSYDLTGSYGVNIFGNDFYKECIEGSEKRAHALGPVLGPYHPVILDNVQRLCQISGLDEVSFHMSGTEAVMQAVRLARYHTKRTHLVRFAGAYHGWWGDVQPGVGNPIPAHETYTVAEMSEKTLHVLRTRKDIACVLVNPLQGLHPNSNAPGDSSLVDSSRGGNFDRAAYTEWLKKLREVCDERGIVLIFDEVFVGFRLAAGGAQEYFGVKADMVTYGKSLAGGLPVGVVCGRRELMRRFRDDRPADICFARGTFNSHPYVMTAMDEFLSRLASPNFRAIYDGLDATWNGRAQKLNQMMSDADLPVRFANFSSIWTVKYTTPSRYNWMLQYYLRAEGLALSWVGTGRLIFSLNYTDADFAEVADRFVRAAQKMKADGFWWHDGALTNKQIKRQILKEMLAKRFGR, encoded by the coding sequence ATGGAAACGACACTCCCGATTCTCTCTTTGTCCGTGGCAGCCGCAGCGTCCGCTGCGGCCGCCTTCCCGAAGCTCAAGGCGCGCATCGAGCTCTCCCGCGCCAAGCACCGCTCGCTCGCCGGACACTCCAAAATGTCGCGCCGGGTGGCAAAGCTGCTCCCGTTCTACGAGTTCGAGGGCGACAAATATTTCGGCTGCGACGGCGCGCCCGCCAACGTGGTGATGCAGCGCAGAGACGCCTTCTTCCGCCTCGCGCGCATCTACGCCGATCGCTACCCCAAGGGCCGCGCGATGACCAGGGAAGCGGCGGAGACGATCTCCGACCTGAACTTCACCGAGAGCTACCGCGTGCCGTTCCAGTTCTCGCGCCTCGTGCGCGAGCATCTGGGCACCTCGACCTTCATGGAATCCTCGAACGGCGTCACCGTGACCGACGTCGACGGCAACACGTCGTACGATCTCACGGGTTCCTACGGCGTCAACATCTTCGGCAACGACTTCTACAAGGAGTGCATCGAAGGTTCCGAGAAGCGGGCGCATGCGCTGGGTCCCGTGCTCGGTCCCTATCACCCCGTCATTCTCGATAACGTGCAACGGCTTTGCCAGATCTCGGGCCTCGACGAGGTCTCGTTCCATATGTCCGGCACCGAAGCCGTGATGCAGGCCGTGCGGCTCGCGCGCTATCACACCAAGCGCACGCATCTGGTTCGTTTCGCCGGCGCCTATCACGGCTGGTGGGGCGACGTGCAGCCCGGCGTCGGCAACCCGATTCCCGCGCACGAAACCTACACGGTCGCCGAGATGTCGGAGAAGACGCTGCACGTGTTGCGCACGCGCAAGGACATCGCCTGCGTGCTGGTCAATCCGCTCCAGGGGCTGCATCCGAACAGCAACGCGCCCGGCGATTCCTCGCTGGTCGACAGCTCCCGCGGCGGCAATTTCGATCGCGCCGCCTACACCGAATGGCTGAAGAAGCTGCGCGAGGTCTGCGACGAGCGCGGCATCGTGCTGATCTTCGACGAGGTGTTCGTCGGCTTCCGTCTCGCCGCCGGCGGCGCTCAGGAATATTTCGGCGTCAAGGCCGACATGGTGACCTACGGCAAGAGCCTCGCCGGCGGCCTGCCGGTCGGCGTCGTTTGCGGCAGACGCGAGCTGATGCGCCGCTTCCGCGACGATCGTCCTGCCGACATCTGCTTTGCGCGCGGCACCTTCAATTCGCACCCCTACGTCATGACGGCGATGGACGAGTTTTTGAGCCGGCTCGCCAGCCCGAACTTCCGCGCCATCTATGACGGGCTGGATGCGACCTGGAACGGCCGCGCGCAAAAGCTCAACCAGATGATGTCTGATGCCGACCTGCCGGTGCGGTTCGCCAACTTCTCGTCGATCTGGACGGTGAAATACACCACCCCGTCCCGCTACAACTGGATGCTGCAATATTATTTGCGCGCCGAGGGCCTGGCCCTGAGTTGGGTCGGCACCGGACGGCTGATCTTCAGCCTGAACTACACCGACGCCGACTTCGCCGAAGTCGCCGACCGCTTCGTCCGCGCGGCGCAGAAGATGAAAGCCGATGGCTTCTGGTGGCACGACGGCGCGCTCACCAACAAGCAGATCAAGCGGCAGATCTTGAAAGAGATGCTGGCCAAGCGCTTCGGGCGCTGA